Genomic DNA from Ascaphus truei isolate aAscTru1 unplaced genomic scaffold, aAscTru1.hap1 HAP1_SCAFFOLD_1630, whole genome shotgun sequence:
ttgataggcaaacacacgacaactgcagaataaacttaataattacactcacgggtagagaaacagaggataatgtccagaaaggtgccaaagcactagaagattgtcctttaaaatgtagtccttttgcaaattgccaaatacatagccccagtccaatccttctgtgaatgtgcaaagtcctttctggttctctgggatttgctggatacccagggctaacgaaatcctgaagcagggcaagtttccttgttgcgatgtttttaaccccttgcgttctggaatcgtagccgctgtacttaggtcttatccacttgaagaaatcaggttacagcaacaacacaggaatgaggggtacaggcctttttaaggataagcctcatcccattggcaacgaATTATCTtgatcctatcagaacctgccatgtcacaggggcaaatcctacagccagctcaggtaactctgagcatgctcagtgagcagcttggtagcactgctaagtaaaaagggcccactcatttctggggacgcaatgtctgaagtttgggtcccgaggtgtgaaatatccaggaggagtaacaggatctgctactcagaaacatcctgattaagtgaccctttacgaatctggggtctttcatcccaacagggggctcctgtatgcataacatttgttcctactgcttcacaaaggcaggcagacaaaaaaatagcatcctgccggtacattttaaaacagtaacagaaaggcacttcacttcaggtagagattagcctgcaaaatggggacagccatgcatatagaattaaccccttcatccccaacgcgaaataggggtaaccagctgagcccactgcctttattaatgcgctgattacccccattttcgccacatggCCAAAGATGCAGAGCTCTCTAGGACTGGTCAGCTCATGCAGCaatacctctaggactgggtgagCACAGTTATACATCCTATAACACCTCTAGGATAGGTTAGTGAGTGTTCATGTGGGCAAAGACTTGGAGAAGATGGACGTGTACGTGGTCGCTGTGTACGTGGTGAGTTTGGGGGCctctcactgtgtgtctccctTATTCAGCCTGAGAAGTTCCAGCAGCAAATTAGCTCAGTTGACTCTGGAGCAGATTCTGGAACATCTGGATAACCTGAGACTCAACCTGTCCAACACCAAACAGAACTGTAAGTACCAAGAGCCCCTGTTATAACCCCACAGATCGAGGTCCCCCTGTTATAACCCCACAGATCGAGGTCCCCCTGTTATAACCCCACAGATCGGGGTCCCCCTGTTATAACCCCACAGATCGAGGTCCCCCTGTTATAACCCCACAGATCGGGGTCCCCCTGTTATAACCCCACAGATCGAGGTCCCCCTGTTATAACCCCACAGATCGAGGTCCCCCCTGTTATAACCCCACAGATCGAGGTCACCCTGTTATAACCCCACAGATCGAGGTCCCCCTGTTATAACCCCACAGATCGAGGTCCCCCCTGTTATAACCCCACAGATCGAGGTGCCCCCTGTTATAACCCCATAGATCGAGTTGCCCCCTGTTATAACCCCACAGATCGAGGTGCCCCTGTTATAACCCCACAGATCGGGGTCATCCTGTTATAACCCCACAGATCGAGATCCCCCTGTTATAACCCCAGAGATCGAGGTCCCCCCTGTTATAACCCCACAGATCGAGATCCCCCTGTTATAACCCCACAGATCGAGGTTCCCCTGTTATAACCCCACAGATCGAGGTTCCCCTGTTATAACCCCACAGATCGAGGTTCCCCTGTTATAACCCCACAGATCGAGGTTCCCCTGTTATAACCCCACAGATCAGTGCTCTAAATCAGACATTTTGGGGCAGACAGGAAGTAGTTACAGGGGCAGACAGGAAGTAGTTACAGGGGCAGACAGGAAGTAGTTAGAGATGCAGGTGGCCTTGACCGCTGGTGGATCACATGGCCTGTGTCTGCTGTCAATTTCACTGCATCTTTTGTGACTTTCTCCCTTCCTAACAGTTTTCAGCCAAACCCCGATCCTACAAGCGCTGCAGCACGTGCAGGCGAGCTGTGACGAGGCACACAAGATGAAGTAAGTGCGTGGTACCAATGCGTCCGAACATAGCAATCTGACGGCAGCCATGTTTAGggacctggggggaggggggtccgtTTCTCTGGGGGCAGTATGTCCATTTGTCCTGCGTATGTAATATATCTCTTGTATGATGTCTGTGCTGAGCGGGACCTCCCGTCCCAGTCTCAAACAAACACAATATCCCCCTGATACATTGTATAAGAAATATGTTTATTTAGGTTTCATCTTTCACAAAGTATCTATAATCCAGTCAGCGGGTGAAAGTTCTGTAATGTGTGCCAGGATCTAGCCAATGGGAACATGCACTGTACATGCTTACATATGTTGTGagccctgcgtgttattacatgtcCCATGTGagccctgcgtgttattacatgtcCCATGTGagccctgcgtgttattacatgtcCCATGTGagccctgcgtgttattacatgtcCCATGTGagccctgcgtgttattacattccctgcgtgttattacatgtcCCATGTGagccctgcgtgttattacattccctgcgtgttattacatgtcCCATGTGagccctgcgtgttattacattccctgcgtgttattacatgtcCGATGTGAGtcctgcatgttattacattccctgcgtgttattacatgtcCCATGTGAGCCCTGCGTATTATTACAttccctgcgtgttattacattccctgcgtgttattacatgtcCCATGTGagccctgcgtgttattacattccctgcgtgttattacatgtcCAATGTGagccctgcgtgttattacattccctgcgtgttattacattccctgcgtgttattacattccctgcgtgttattacattccccgcgtgttattacattccctgcgtgttattacatgtcCCATGTGAGCCCTGCGTATTATTACAttccctgcgtgttattacattccctgcgtgttattacatgtcCCATGTGagccctgcgtgttattacattccctgcgtgttattacatgtcCAATGTGagccctgcgtgttattacattccctgcgtgttattacattccctgcgtgttattacattccccgcgtgttattacattccctgcgtgttattacattccctgcgtgttattacatgtcCCATGTGagccctgcgtgttattacattccctgcgtgttattacattccctgcgtgttattacattccctgcgtgttattacattccctgcgtgttattacattccctgcgtgttattacattccctgcgtgttattacattccctgcgtgttattacattccctgcgtgttattacattcccCGCGTGTTATTACATGTCCCATGTGagccctgcgtgttattacattcctgcgtgttattacatgtcCCATGTGagccctgcgtgttattacattccctgcgtgttattacatgtcCCATGTGagccctgcgtgttattacattccctgcgtgttattacattccctgcgtgttattacattccctgcgtgttattacatgtcCCATGTGagccctgcgtgttattacattccctgcgtgttattacatgtcCCATGTGagccctgcgtgttattacattccctgcgtgttattacatgtcCCATGTGAGCCCTGTGGTACATGTTCTACAATCTACATGTTTCAACATGCCCTGTGTTATGTACCACACAGCCTTTCTGTTACATGTCCCATATGAGCCCTGTATATGGTTTTATGCACTGTGTGCTGTTGCATGCCCTGTATATGGTTTTATGCACTGTGTGCTGTTGCATGCCCTGTATATGGTTTTATGCACTGTGTGCTGTTGCATACCCTGTATATGGTTCCATGCCCTGTATATGGTTCCATGCCCTGTATATAGTTCCATGCCCTGTATATAACTGCCCTGTATCTGCTGCCTTTAGGTTCAGCGACCTCTTCTCTCTGGCCGAGGAATACGAAGACTCCACCAAACCCCCCAAGAGTCGGCGGAAAGGAGCCATGACGAGCCCCCGCAGCAGGAAGAACATGACCCAGCCAGCCAACAACGAGGAGGAGTCCGCGTCCAGCAGCGCATCGGTCAGTACCCCGACCTGGTTACTCATAGGACGACATTCATACGGAGCCACGCTGGTCCCGGAGAGACGCAGGTTCCGTGCAGGTTGTGATAAACGAGCTCTTCACAGATGTAATATTGTGTACGcaactttccaaacctcacaggacTTCCTCAGCGTACATGTGAAGAAgacacctgtgaggtttgggaagctctgtacacgtgaagaagagacctgtgaggtttgggaagctctgtacacgtgaagaagagacctatgaggttgggaaagctctgtacacgtgaagaagagacctgtgaggtttgggaaagctctgtacacgtgaagaagagacccgtgcggtttgggaagctctgtacatgctgATATATTGGTCTGGTAAAAGTAATCACAACCTGCAACTAATCTGTATTCACAAACTCACAGTTTGTATGTAGGTGTGTGGTCAGCATTGTGCGTAtgcgctggaatagcagagagctgTGCGTATGCGCTGGGAATAGCAGAGAGCTCTGCGTatgtgctggaatagcagagagctcTGCGTAtgcgctggaatagcagagagctcTGCGTA
This window encodes:
- the LOC142476636 gene encoding integrator complex subunit 3-like, with the translated sequence MDVYVVAVYVVSLGASHCVSPLFSLRSSSSKLAQLTLEQILEHLDNLRLNLSNTKQNFFSQTPILQALQHVQASCDEAHKMKFSDLFSLAEEYEDSTKPPKSRRKGAMTSPRSRKNMTQPANNEEESASSSASEEEDAKPKPSKRKRKGSAAVGSDSD